The Sinorhizobium alkalisoli genomic interval ATGTCGCGCCGGAAAGCGTCGGCAACCTGCGCAAGGTCATGGTCTCGGACCAGGGCGGCAAGGCAAATTTCATCAATGCGCTGAAGCGCCGCGGCATCACGGTCGGCAAGGACGATCCGCGCCTCGACAAATTGATTTCGATCGTCAAGGAGCGCGAGGCGACGGGCTATGCCTACGAGGGCGCGGATGCGAGTTTCACGCTGCTCGCCAACCGCATCTTAGGTACGGTGCCGGATTTCTTTCATGTGGAGAGCTTCCGCGTGATGGTCGAGCGTCGCTTCGATGCGAATGGCAATCTGAAGACCGTCTCGGAAGCCGTGGCCAGGGTGATCGTCGACGGCGAGACGATGATGTCGGTCGCCGAGGGCCATGGTCCGGTCAACGCGCTCGACCTCGCGCTGCGCAAGGACCTCGGCAAGTACCAATCGGAAATCGCCGACCTGGAACTCGCTGATTACAAGGTGCGCATCCTCAATGGCGGCACCGAGGCCGTCACCCGGGTGCTGATCGAGTCGACGGACCGGACCGGCGCGCGCTGGTGGACGGTCGGCGTATCCGACAACATCATCGATGCCTCCTTCCAAGCGCTGATGGACAGCATCGTCTACAAGCTGCTCAAGAACCGCGACCAGGTCGGACTGGTGGCGGCGGAGTAGGACCGTTCGAACTTCAAAGGGTATGGCGGCAATTCCTGTCGCAACCTTCAGCAACACTCACGCTTCGCTTCACGGAAATGAATTGGTGCATCACCATTCGTTGGAGTAGGACGCTCGAGGAACGGCGGTCCGTGGGACGAGCCGTGATTTTTGCCGGAGTGATTGCGTGCCCTCGCATGACTCCGGCGCCGTTTTCAGGACCACGACCATGGCCGAGCCGAACGCGAAACCGCCCGCCGACAATACCGATTCCGCACGAGGATTCGCCTTCGCGCTGGCGGCATATCTTCTTTGGGGTTTTCTGCCGTTTTTCATGAAGGCGGTGGCGCATATCCCGGCGCCCGAGGTCGTCGCCCATCGCATCGTCTGGTCGGTGCCGCTCGCGGGGCTCGTGCTTGTGTGGCTCGGCCGCACACAGGAGCTCAAGGCGGCGCTCAGCTCTCCGCGCATGCTGAAAATGGCGACCTTGACGGCCGCGCTCATCACGGTGAACTGGGGCATCTATGTCTGGGCGATCGGTGCCGGCCGGGCGATCGAGACGGCGCTCGGCTATTATATCAACCCGCTCTTCTCCATCTTTCTCGGCGCGGTGCTGCTCAAGGAGCGGCCGAACGCGGCGCAGATGGTGGCGATCGCGCTTGCCGCACTGGCGGTTGCCGTGCTTGCCCTCGACGCCGGCGGTCTTCCCTGGGTGTCGATCGGACTTTGCTTCTCGTGGGGCTTCTACGCTTTTTTCCGCAAGACGCTGCCGATCGGACCGAACCAGGGCTTTTTCCTGGAAGTGCTTCTCCTGAGCGTCCCCGCGCTTGGCTACGTCGTCTGGCTCGAGGCAACGGGTGAGGGGCATTTCGGCGATACCGGAATGACCGATGTCCTTTTGCTTCTCGCTTGCGGTCTGGTTACGGCCGTGCCGTTGATGATCTATGCCAACGGCGCCAAGCTGCTCAGGCTCTCGACCATCGGCATCATGCAATATATCGCCCCGACGATGATCTTCCTGATCGCAGTCTTCGTCTTCAACGAGCCCTTCGGAGCCATGAAGCTCGTCGCATTCATTTTGATCTGGGCGGCGCTGTTCCTCTATTCAGGCGCGATGCTGGCCGAAAGCAGGGCGCGCCGAGCGGCGCGGCCGACGCCGGCCGAATGAGCCGATGTCGGGGCCGCGATCTTCGGCCCCTTTCCCTCGAAAGTTCAGAGCTTGGAGATGATCCCGCTCTCGCCCTCGCTGCCTTTTGAAGTCGCTACGCCGAGAATGCCGGGAACGATCTCCTCGGCCTTGTCGATAACGAGTGGTTGAACGAGATGGGACGTGTGGACGAAGCCTTCGTCGCGCATATGCTGCAGGAGCTCCAGCAGCGGCGTCCAGAATCCATTGATATTTCCGAACACCATCGGCTTGCGGTGCCGGCCGAGTTGCGCCCAGGTCATGATCTCGACGATCTCTTCCAGCGTACCGATCCCGCCGGGCAGCGCGACGAAGGCATCGGCACGCTCGAACATCTTGTGCTTGCGCTCGTGCATATCGGCCGTGACGATGAGCTCGTTGAGCTGCCCCAACGAATGGCGAGTCGCTTCCTTGTCCATCAGAAACTCGGGAATGATGCCGGTGACGTGGCCGCCCGCCGAGAGCACACCGCTTGCAACCGCGCCCATGATGCCTCGCGTGCCGCCACCATAGACAAGCTGCAGGCCATGCGACGCGATGGACTTGCCGAGAAGGCGTCCAGCCAGCATGTGGTCGGGATCACGTCCGGGCTGTGAGCCGCAATAAACGCAGACGGATCGAATCGTGGTAGCTTCCTTGCTCATGCCGCCAAGTGACATTGCAGCGCAGCATGGGTCAAGGAAAATGAGGGAAAAAGCCTCTCCGCGGATGTGCGCCTGCACACTCGGCGCTTGTGCCGAGCCATAGGAAACGTTAGCAATTTCAGCGATACACTGAAGAATTCCGACGGACGGGTCGCCGTTGCGCTATAATGCGGCAAAAGCTTGGCGACCGTAGGCCTGCAATGGGGATGCGCGGAGCATGATGCTCTGCTGCTGTGGAGAGTGGCATGATAAAGAACAAAGCCAGCTGGGTGGCCCTTAGCGTGCTGGCGATTGCGACTGCGCTGATGGTTTTCGTAGTCCAGCCGAACCTGAACGACGAGACGACGGAAGAGGCCGCACAATCCACGGCCGGCGGAGTATCGGGTGAGCCGGCGCTGGCAACGGCGGAAACCGCTCCTGCCAACGGAGCGCAGGTCGCCGCCTCCGATGCGGATGCGGCCAAGGACTGGACCGTACCCGGATTCGACGTCCTTCGCGTCGAGCCCGACGGGTCGACGGTGATCGCCGGTCGCGCTGAACCGGGTACAAAGCTCGAGATTCTAAGTGGTGATACGGTTCTCGGCACGGCGGACGTCAGTGCAGGAGGGGATTTTGCGGCCGTGTTCGACAAGCCTCTGCCGGCCGGCGATCACCAGCTGACGCTCAGGAGTGTCGGCGCGGGTGGTGCAAGCAGGACGTCGGACGAGGTTGCGACCATTTCCGTTCCGAAGGAACCGGGCGGCCAATTGTTGGCGATGGTGTCCCGACCGGGCGAGGCGAGTCGGCTGATCACTACGCCGAAAGCCGAGGACGAGCCGGCGCAGTCGGCCGCTGCACCAGTCGCACAGGCGGATACTGCTGCGGCCCCGGCAACGCCGGACACGCCCAATGCGGTGCCGGGGCTGCAGGTGACGGCCGTGGAGATCGAAGGAAAGACCATGTTCGTCGCCGGCAATGCAAGGCCGGGGGCGCTGGTGCGAATCTATGCCGACGACTCGCTGTTCGGAGAGATGAGGGCCGATGGAAAGGGGCAATTCGTCGTCGATGGTACGATTGATCTCGCGGTCGGCAGCCATATCATCCGGGCCGATATGATGAACGACGACGCCACCAAGGTAGCCATGCGTGCGTCGGTGCCCTTCGATCGGCCCGAGGGCGTGCAGGTCGCGGCGATTGCCGCTACGCCGGCTGACGCCGCCGCCACGGGGCTTGACGGGCTGAAGACGGAAGCAGGCAAGGCGCTCGCTTTGTTGAAAGGCCTCTTCGCCGACGGCAAACAGCCGACGGCCGAACAGCTGGCGGCAGCACGATCGGCCACCGAGTTCGCCCTTCAGTCGCTTGCGGAATTCAAACCCGCCGACAATTCCGCGCCGGCGGTGGTCGCGGCGGCGAATGACGCCTCCAATGCGGCCGGCAAGGCATTGTCGGTTCTGAAGTCTTCGCCGCAGGATCCCGCAAGCGTAGTTGCCGCCCTGGACAAGGTGGATGGCGTGATCGGCCCCGCATTGCCGCGACCGGCGAGTGTCGCGGTGGCCCTCGCTTCAGACAAGCCCGTGATGGCAACGCAACCGGAAACCATGAGCGCTGTCGAGCAGCCAAAGGTCGAGGAAGCGGAAGAAACCGCAGCCAAGTCCGACATCGAGACCAAGCAGATGGCGGCGGCCGCGCCGGCCACTGCGGATGAGCAGCCGGCGACGATCCAGCAGGCGCCGCTCCAGGAAAGCAAGTCTTCCGTGATCATTCGCCGCGGCGATACGCTTTGGGAGATTTCGAGGCGCGTCTACGGGGCGGGCGTTCGCTACACGACGATCTATCTCGCCAACCGTGAGCAGATCGAAAATCCCGACCTCATTCAACCGGGCCAGGTTTTTGGCGTGCCCCACGAGGCGCTTTCCGATGTGGAATCGCGGGAGATCCATCGCAAGCACATGCGACACGAGGATTAATCGCGCTTCCGGCCGCGCTTCCATTGCGGCTTAGGGAGAGCTGACCTATCTGTGAAGCAAAGGCGGCGTCCTCAAAGACGCCGCTTTTCATTGAGCCGGACGAGATAGGGGTTTGCGACGGCCCTTTGAGCGCCCGGAAAACGATGACCATCAAGAGCATCGGAAGCGGACTGACACGTGGCATCCAGCACTCAGACGAAAACGGTTTCCGCCGACACCAGCAACCCCTTGTCGACGATCGCGAATCTCTGGCCCTATATGTGGCCGGCCGACCGTTTTGACCTGAAGCTCAGGGTCGTTTGGGCGACGGTGATTCTCGTGGTTGCCAAGGTCGTCCTCATCCTCGTGCCCTACTTCTTCAAATGGGCCACGGATGCGCTCAATGACAGACCGGATGATCTGGCTTTCCTGCCGCAATTCCTCACCGGCGCCGTCATGCTGGTGCTCGCCTATAACCTCGCGCGTCTGTTGCAGAGCGGTCTTAATCAGCTGCGCGACGCGCTTTTCGCCAGTGTCGGCCAGCACGCCGTTCGGCAGCTTGCCTACCGAACCTTTGTGCACATGCATCAGCTGTCGCTGCGCTTCCACCTCGAGCGGCGCACCGGCGGGCTATCGCGCATCATAGAACGCGGTACCAAGGGCATCGAGACGATCGTCCGTTTCACGATTCTGAACAGCGTGCCGACGCTTATCGAGTTCCTGCTGACGGCGGTGATCTTCTGGTGGGGCTATGGCTTCAGCTATCTCCTCGTTACCGCCGTTACCGTCTGGCTCTATATCTGGTTCACCGTGCGAGCCAGCGATTGGCGCATCGCCATCCGTCGTTCGATGAACGACAGTGATACGGACGCAAACACCAAGGCGATAGACTCGCTCCTGAACTTTGAGACGGTCAAGTATTTCGGCAACGAGGAAATGGAGGCCAAGCGCTTCGACCGCTCGATGGCGCGCTATGAACGGGCCGCGACCCAGGTCTGGACCTCGCTTGGCTGGCTGAACTTCGGACAGGCGCTGATCTTCGGTGGCGGCACAGCGGTCATGATGACGATGACGGCGCTGGCCGTTCAGCGCGGCGAACAGACGATCGGCGACTTCGTCTTCGTGAATGCGATGCTCATCCAGCTCGCCATTCCCTTGAACTTCATCGGCTTTGTCTATCGCGAAATCCGCCAGGGCCTCACCGATATCGAACACATGTTCGACCTCCTGGACGTATGTCCGGAAGTCGTCGATCGGCCGAGTGCGACCGATCTCAAGATCGAGCGCGGAGGGATCGCCTTTCGCGACGTGCATTTCGCCTATGATCCGGCACGGCCGATCCTGAAGGGGATATCCTTCGAAGTGCCCGCCGGCAAGACGGTCGCTGTCGTCGGTCCGTCCGGCGCCGGCAAATCCACCCTTTCTCGGCTTCTCTACCGCTTCTACGATGTGCAGCGGGGATCGATCACCATCGATGACCAGGACGTGCGCGATGTCACCCAGAAGAGCCTGCGCGCCGTCATCGGCATGGTGCCGCAGGACACGGTGCTCTTCAACGACACGATCGCCTACAATATCCGCTATGGCCGGGTGAGCGCTTCCGATGCCGAGGTTGCAGCGGCCGCCGAAGCCGCACAGATCGCCGATTTCATCCGCGGCCTGCCGGAGGGCTACAGCGCAATGGTCGGCGAGCGCGGGCTGAAGCTCTCGGGCGGAGAGAAGCAGCGCGTCGCCATCGCCCGAACAATCCTGAAGGCGCCGCCGATCCTGATTCTCGACGAAGCGACATCGGCGCTCGACACGAAGACGGAACAGGAAATCCAGGCGGCTCTCGACGTGATCTCACGCAATCGCACGACCCTCGTCATCGCCCACCGCCTGTCGACCGTCATCAATGCCGACGAGATCATCGTACTGAAGGACGGGGTCATTGCCGAGCGTGGCACGCATGGGGAACTCATCGATCGCGACGGCCTTTATGCTTCGATGTGGAGCCGCCAGCGCGAGGCGACGCAGGCGGAGGAGCAGTTGAAGCGGGTGCGCGAAAGCGACGATCTCGGCATCGTCGACCGCGGCGTGCCCGCCCTCTGAAGAGTACCGGTTGCAGCCCGGGTCGGCGTCCAGGCGTTGCCGGGCCGTCCAATTCGCGCTACTGCATGTCTCCTTGAATCGAATTCGGTTTAAGGACAAAGACATGCGGCAATTCAACGTGCTACGGCGACCTTGGCGCGTCTGACGAGACGCTTGGCGCCGGAGGTGACGTTCGGCGTAAAATCTGGAGTAGATTTCATGAACTTGGTCGACACAGTGCGCAACACGCTCGTTCCGGTGCACAGGGAAGGCTATCGCTTCATCGCGATCTTCTTCGCCGTTTCACTGGTGCTTGGCCTCCTGTGGGAGCCCTTGATGTGGATCGGCTTCCTGCTGACCGCCTGGTGCGCCTATTTCTTCCGTGACCCCGAGCGCATGACGCCGATCGACGAAGACCTCGTCATCAGTCCGGCCGACGGGCGCGTGTCGGCGATCGCCCGTGTGACGCCGCCGGAGGAATTGGGTCTCGGTTCTGAACCGATGCTGCGCATCTCCGTGTTCATGAATGTGTTCGACTGTCATGTGAATCGTGCGCCGATGGGCGGTACGGTTCGGCGCATCGCCTATCGGGCCGGCAGCTTCCTCAATGCGGAACTCGACAAGGCAAGCCACGATAACGAGCGCAACGGCCTTGTCATCGAAACGAACCATGGCGCGATCGGGGTCGTCCAGATCGCTGGTCTGGTCGCGCGCCGCATCCTCTGCTGGACGCGGGAGGACGCTGCACTGGAAGCGGGCGAGCGTTTCGGTCTGATCCGGTTCGGTTCTCGGCTCGATGTCTTTCTGCCCGAGGGTGCCGCGCCGCGCGTCAGCGTCGGCCAGACGGCCGTTGCTGGGGAAACGGTGCTTGCCGAATTCGGCTCGGAAAAGGGGCCCGTCATCAGCCATCGCGCATAAGGAGTGGTCATGGAAGAGCCCCGGATGGAAGAGCCCCGGATGGACAAGGCGGCGGGTGTGCCGGCATCGGACGCCGACGCGAGCGGCACCCATGACAAGGCGCGCGGGCCGCGGCTGCGCGAAATACCGCTGCGCCTGATGATCCCCAACATGATCACGGTTCTGGCGATCTGCGCCGGCCTATCCGGCATTCGTCTCGCCTTCGAGAATCGTTTCGAGCTGGCGGTTGGCATGGTCTTGCTGGCGGCGTTCCTGGACGGCATCGATGGACGCGTGGCACGCCTGCTCAAGGCGACGTCGAATTTCGGCGGCCAGATGGATTCACTTGCCGATATCATCAACTTCGGTGTGGCTCCGGCACTTGTCCTTTATGTTTTCCTGCTCGATCAGGCACGCTCGATCGGCTGGATCGCGGCCCTCATCTACGCCATTGCGACCGGACTGCGACTCGCCCGTTTCAACGTCATGGCCGAGCGTCAGGTGAAAGCCTCCTGGCAGTCCGAATATTTCGTCGGCGTTCCGGCGCCGGCGGGCGCCATACTCGTGCTCCTGCCGGTCTATATCGGCCTGCTCGGATTCGCGCCCGAGCGGGTGTTTGCCCTGATCGCGTCAGCCTATACCGTTCTGATCGCCTTCCTGCTGGTCAGCCGCTTGCCGGTCTGGTCCGGCAAGTCGGAAACCAGCCGTGTGCGTCGCGATCTCGTGCTTCCGGTCATCCTCGTCGTCGTCCTCTATGTTGCGACGCTGATGACCTATACCTGGGAAACCATGGTGGTGACCGCGCTGGCCTACCTGATCAGCCTGCCCTTCGGCGCGCGCGCCTGGCAGCGCAAATATGGCGACTGGACGGTACCGCAAGGGGGCGATGGGCTTCCAGGGGATACTGAATAGGCGGGGAGAAGGGACTTGCCGCAGCGTCTCAGTACCCTCTCCCCGCGCGCAGGGATTGGGTCAGTCCTCGGGTTAAACCGGTTAAACCCGAGGAGAGGGGCCATCTTCCACTTATTCGAGCCTACAAGCTGTCGTCGAAAAGTCCTATTCCGGCCTGCGGTAATCGACGATCTTCTTCTCACGAACGATGAAGAGCTTGCCAGTTTCCGTCTGCTCGGGACCGAAGAGCGGCATCAGCGCGGCGGCGACCTCGGAAGGGTGCGGCACCGTCGATGGATCCTCGCCCGGCATCATCTGCGCCCGCATGGCGGTGCGGGTCGCGCCTGGATCGACGCTCAGGATGCGCAGCGGCAGACGCTGTGTTTCATGCGCCCAGGTTCGCGCCAGCGCCTCGACGGCGGCTTTCGAGGCGGAGTAGGGGGCCCAGAAGGGCCTGCATTTGTGTGCGGCGCTTGACGAGAGAAGCAGGGCGCGACCCGCATCGGAGCGCACGAGCAGCGGCTCGAGGGAGCGGATCAGTCGCCAGGTCGCGGTGACGTTGATCGTCATCACCTTTTCGAAGACTTTTGCCTCCACGTGGCCGATCGGCGAAGTCGTCCCGAGCACGCCGGCGTTAGCGACCAAAATGTCCAGCTTGCCCCAGCGCTCGTTGATGGCGCCGCCAAGCTTGTCGATAGCGGCCATGTCCGCAAGGTCGAAGGGAACAAGCGTGGCCGAGCCGCCAACGTCCTTGATGGCGTCGTCAAGCTCTTCCAGTCCGCCGACGGTGCGGGCGCAAGCGATAACATGCGCGCCGGCCTTGGCGAGCTCGAGGGCGGTGAAGTAGCCGATGCCGCGCGATGCGCCGGTGACGACGGCGATCCGGTCTTTCAGATTGGGCGTCATTTTGTTGTCTTGTTATCCGTTGCTGGCAAGAACCGAGAGCTTGCGGACGTTGCTCGCGCCTTCCTGGTCGAGTAGGCGGGTGGGGTAATCACCGGTGAAATAGTGATCGGTGAACTGCGGCGCTTGCGGGTCGCGCGACGTGCCGCCGACGGCGCGGTAAAGGCCGTCGATCGAGAGGAACTCGAGCGAATCAGCGCCGATATATCGGCACATGGAGGCGAGATCGGCGTGCTGGTTGGCAAGCAGCTTGTCGCGGTCCGGCGTGTCGATGCCGTAGAAGTCCGGATGGAAAATCATCGGGCTCGCGACGCGCACATGCACTTCCCGCGCCCCGGCGTCGCGGATCATCTGCACGATCTTGACCGAGGTCGTGCCGCGCACGATGGAATCGTCGACGAGAACCACACGCTTGTCCTTGATCATTGCCCGGTTGGCCGAATGCTTCAGCTTGACGCCGAAGGCCCGGATCTGCTGCGTCGGCTCGATGAACGTCCGTCCGACATAGTGGTTTCGGATGATGCCGTATTCGAAGGGAATGCCGCTCTGCTGCGCGTAGCCGAGTGCGGCGGGAGTGCCGCCATCGGGCACGGGAACGACGACGTCGGCTTCGACAGGCGCATCCTTGGCGAGATTGATGCCCATGTTCTTGCGCGCCACATAGACGCTGCGGCCACCGACGACCGAATCCGGACGCGCGAAATAGACGTACTCAAAGAGGCAGAGCCGTTCAGGCCGCGGCGATTCGGGCTTACGCGCATCGATCGAGATCGAGCCGTCCGGCTGGATCTCGCAAATGACCACTTCGCCGTTCTCGACATCGCGGATGTACCTGGCGCCGATGATGTCGAGCGCGCAAGTTTCCGAACAGAAGATCGGCTTGCCGTCGAGTTCGCCCATCACGAGGGGCCGGATGCCGATCGGGTCGCGCGCGGCGATCAGCTTGGTTCGCGTCATCGCCAGCATGGAATAGCCGCCTTCCATCTGGCGAATGGCGTCGATGAAGCGATCGGAGGAGGAGGCTTGCTTGGAGCGGGCTATGAGATGAAGGACGACTTCCGTGTCCGAGGTCGACTGACAGATTGCGCCGTCGGCGATCAGTTGGCGGCGGAGAGTCAGGCCATTGGTGAAGTTGCCGTTGTGGGCGATGGCGATGCCGCCAACTTCGAGTTCGGCGAAGAGCGGCTGAACGTTGCGCAGCGCCACTTCGCCCGTCGTCGAGTAGCGCGTATGCCCGATGGAGATAAAGCCCGGCAGCTTCGCCAGCGTCGCCGGATCGGTATAGTGGTCGCCGACGAGACCCATGCGCTTTTCTGTGTAGAACTGCTTGCCGTCGAAGGTGACGATACCCGCCGCTTCCTGGCCCCGGTGCTGGAGCGCGTGCAGTCCCAGTGCGGTCAGCGTCGCCGCATCGGCATGGCCGAGAATGCCGAAAACGCCGCACTCTTCGTGCAGCGTATCGCCATCGAATTCGTCGTGGATTTCACTGGATCTGAGATCGGTCATCGCAGTCTGCCCTTGCTCCGCGCCGTGCGCATATCGTGATCGCTCCGCCAGTCGTCAAGCAATCTTAGCCGAAAAGCCTTGCGAGCTCATTTCAAATAGACAAAGCCCGCACCGCGGGCTTTGTTTGCAAACGTCTTCCTTCATCA includes:
- a CDS encoding SDR family NAD(P)-dependent oxidoreductase, translated to MTPNLKDRIAVVTGASRGIGYFTALELAKAGAHVIACARTVGGLEELDDAIKDVGGSATLVPFDLADMAAIDKLGGAINERWGKLDILVANAGVLGTTSPIGHVEAKVFEKVMTINVTATWRLIRSLEPLLVRSDAGRALLLSSSAAHKCRPFWAPYSASKAAVEALARTWAHETQRLPLRILSVDPGATRTAMRAQMMPGEDPSTVPHPSEVAAALMPLFGPEQTETGKLFIVREKKIVDYRRPE
- a CDS encoding phosphatidylserine decarboxylase, which encodes MNLVDTVRNTLVPVHREGYRFIAIFFAVSLVLGLLWEPLMWIGFLLTAWCAYFFRDPERMTPIDEDLVISPADGRVSAIARVTPPEELGLGSEPMLRISVFMNVFDCHVNRAPMGGTVRRIAYRAGSFLNAELDKASHDNERNGLVIETNHGAIGVVQIAGLVARRILCWTREDAALEAGERFGLIRFGSRLDVFLPEGAAPRVSVGQTAVAGETVLAEFGSEKGPVISHRA
- a CDS encoding CDP-alcohol phosphatidyltransferase family protein: MDKAAGVPASDADASGTHDKARGPRLREIPLRLMIPNMITVLAICAGLSGIRLAFENRFELAVGMVLLAAFLDGIDGRVARLLKATSNFGGQMDSLADIINFGVAPALVLYVFLLDQARSIGWIAALIYAIATGLRLARFNVMAERQVKASWQSEYFVGVPAPAGAILVLLPVYIGLLGFAPERVFALIASAYTVLIAFLLVSRLPVWSGKSETSRVRRDLVLPVILVVVLYVATLMTYTWETMVVTALAYLISLPFGARAWQRKYGDWTVPQGGDGLPGDTE
- the purF gene encoding amidophosphoribosyltransferase is translated as MTDLRSSEIHDEFDGDTLHEECGVFGILGHADAATLTALGLHALQHRGQEAAGIVTFDGKQFYTEKRMGLVGDHYTDPATLAKLPGFISIGHTRYSTTGEVALRNVQPLFAELEVGGIAIAHNGNFTNGLTLRRQLIADGAICQSTSDTEVVLHLIARSKQASSSDRFIDAIRQMEGGYSMLAMTRTKLIAARDPIGIRPLVMGELDGKPIFCSETCALDIIGARYIRDVENGEVVICEIQPDGSISIDARKPESPRPERLCLFEYVYFARPDSVVGGRSVYVARKNMGINLAKDAPVEADVVVPVPDGGTPAALGYAQQSGIPFEYGIIRNHYVGRTFIEPTQQIRAFGVKLKHSANRAMIKDKRVVLVDDSIVRGTTSVKIVQMIRDAGAREVHVRVASPMIFHPDFYGIDTPDRDKLLANQHADLASMCRYIGADSLEFLSIDGLYRAVGGTSRDPQAPQFTDHYFTGDYPTRLLDQEGASNVRKLSVLASNG
- a CDS encoding ABCB family ABC transporter ATP-binding protein/permease, yielding MASSTQTKTVSADTSNPLSTIANLWPYMWPADRFDLKLRVVWATVILVVAKVVLILVPYFFKWATDALNDRPDDLAFLPQFLTGAVMLVLAYNLARLLQSGLNQLRDALFASVGQHAVRQLAYRTFVHMHQLSLRFHLERRTGGLSRIIERGTKGIETIVRFTILNSVPTLIEFLLTAVIFWWGYGFSYLLVTAVTVWLYIWFTVRASDWRIAIRRSMNDSDTDANTKAIDSLLNFETVKYFGNEEMEAKRFDRSMARYERAATQVWTSLGWLNFGQALIFGGGTAVMMTMTALAVQRGEQTIGDFVFVNAMLIQLAIPLNFIGFVYREIRQGLTDIEHMFDLLDVCPEVVDRPSATDLKIERGGIAFRDVHFAYDPARPILKGISFEVPAGKTVAVVGPSGAGKSTLSRLLYRFYDVQRGSITIDDQDVRDVTQKSLRAVIGMVPQDTVLFNDTIAYNIRYGRVSASDAEVAAAAEAAQIADFIRGLPEGYSAMVGERGLKLSGGEKQRVAIARTILKAPPILILDEATSALDTKTEQEIQAALDVISRNRTTLVIAHRLSTVINADEIIVLKDGVIAERGTHGELIDRDGLYASMWSRQREATQAEEQLKRVRESDDLGIVDRGVPAL
- a CDS encoding TIGR00730 family Rossman fold protein gives rise to the protein MSKEATTIRSVCVYCGSQPGRDPDHMLAGRLLGKSIASHGLQLVYGGGTRGIMGAVASGVLSAGGHVTGIIPEFLMDKEATRHSLGQLNELIVTADMHERKHKMFERADAFVALPGGIGTLEEIVEIMTWAQLGRHRKPMVFGNINGFWTPLLELLQHMRDEGFVHTSHLVQPLVIDKAEEIVPGILGVATSKGSEGESGIISKL
- the rarD gene encoding EamA family transporter RarD, with product MAEPNAKPPADNTDSARGFAFALAAYLLWGFLPFFMKAVAHIPAPEVVAHRIVWSVPLAGLVLVWLGRTQELKAALSSPRMLKMATLTAALITVNWGIYVWAIGAGRAIETALGYYINPLFSIFLGAVLLKERPNAAQMVAIALAALAVAVLALDAGGLPWVSIGLCFSWGFYAFFRKTLPIGPNQGFFLEVLLLSVPALGYVVWLEATGEGHFGDTGMTDVLLLLACGLVTAVPLMIYANGAKLLRLSTIGIMQYIAPTMIFLIAVFVFNEPFGAMKLVAFILIWAALFLYSGAMLAESRARRAARPTPAE
- a CDS encoding LysM peptidoglycan-binding domain-containing protein; translation: MIKNKASWVALSVLAIATALMVFVVQPNLNDETTEEAAQSTAGGVSGEPALATAETAPANGAQVAASDADAAKDWTVPGFDVLRVEPDGSTVIAGRAEPGTKLEILSGDTVLGTADVSAGGDFAAVFDKPLPAGDHQLTLRSVGAGGASRTSDEVATISVPKEPGGQLLAMVSRPGEASRLITTPKAEDEPAQSAAAPVAQADTAAAPATPDTPNAVPGLQVTAVEIEGKTMFVAGNARPGALVRIYADDSLFGEMRADGKGQFVVDGTIDLAVGSHIIRADMMNDDATKVAMRASVPFDRPEGVQVAAIAATPADAAATGLDGLKTEAGKALALLKGLFADGKQPTAEQLAAARSATEFALQSLAEFKPADNSAPAVVAAANDASNAAGKALSVLKSSPQDPASVVAALDKVDGVIGPALPRPASVAVALASDKPVMATQPETMSAVEQPKVEEAEETAAKSDIETKQMAAAAPATADEQPATIQQAPLQESKSSVIIRRGDTLWEISRRVYGAGVRYTTIYLANREQIENPDLIQPGQVFGVPHEALSDVESREIHRKHMRHED